GCTGTTCATTTCCAAGTGCTCAGGTACGATTGCAGCGAAAGGATCTTTGGAGAGTGGGAGGCAGTCAAAATCGTTCAGGTCAAGAGGGAGGCGGACTAGAGCCAGTTCAATGCTTCGGTTTCGCACATCCTCTGCCAGCCGGTAGGAATCTCCTTCATGCAGTCTGAACGAGACGTTCGGATACTGTTCCCGAAAAAAGCGAATCCGCTCGGGGATATAGGAGAAGCCAGTTTTTACACAGCCGATGGAAAGCAGGCCGGATAAGCCTTCACCTGCCTCTTTCACCTCGGATACAGCGGCTTCCATTTGGAGCAGAAGTGAGTTGGCCCGTTCGTAAAGAATGGTTCCGGCTTCGGTCAGTTCCATTTTTTTGCCGTTCCTTTCCATCAGTAAAACACCGAGTTCTTCCTCGAGCGACTTTAGCTGGTAGCTTAGCGGAGGCTGGGCCATGTGCAGTTTTTTTGCAGCACGTGTCACTTGGCCTTCCTCTGCGATGGTACAGAAATACCGGAGCTGCTTTAGATCCAAACCACTCACCCTATCCATACTTTTTTTGTATCGATTCGCTATTTTTTATGTATTTTCCATATATGTTACCACATGGTAGATTGATTTTGTAAGCGTTTTCAGATAAATCTGAAAACAAATTGGTCCGGATGAAAGATTCCATACAAAGGAGAGAATGCATGTGACTGGATATGAGGATGTAAAAAAGAGATTAAGAGGATCCATCGCCCCGATTATTACACCGTTCCACGAGGATGGATCGATTGATTTTCAAACTCTTGAAAAACTGATTCATTGGCATATCGAGAGCGGCAGCCATGGAATTTCTGTGACGGGGACGACGGGTGAACCGAGTTCTTTGACTGTAGAGGAACGCGTTCAGGTGATGGGAATCGCAGCAAAGGCGGTCAACAAACAGGTTCCTTTCGTACCGGGAACGGGATCGGCAAATTATGAAGAAACGCTTTATTTAACGAAAAAGGCTCAGGAGCTTGGTGCGGATGCAGCGATGGTCATCGTGCCTTATTATAATAAGCCTTCCCAGCACGCTCTTTACAAATATTTTAAAGCGGTGGCTGAATCTGTAGAAATACCAGTCATCATCTACAATATTCCGGGCCGGACAGCGGTGAACCTGGAAGTGAAAACAATGGCCCGGCTGGCAAAAGAGGTGCCGAACATTATAGGAGCAAAGGAATCCAATAAGGATTTCGAACATGTGAACCGTGTGCTTTTAGAGTGCGGAAGAGATTTTCTCCTTTACTCAGGCATTGAATTGCTTTGCTATCCGATGCTTGCCATTGGTGGAGCCGGCTATATCAGTGCTACGGCAAACGTTGAGCCGAAAAAGGTGGCGGATGTATACAACGCCTGGAATGAAGGAGATATTACCCGCGCCATTAATCTGCATTATGAGCTGATGCCGCTGAATGATGTTTTGTTCAAAGACACAAATCCGGCACCACTCAAGGCTGCCCTTGGAATGATGCACAAAATTAAGCCGGTGCTCCGCATGCCGATGGATCTTCCGACAAAACAGCTACAGGATGAGATCCGGCAAGTACTGAAAATGTACGTAGAACTTCCCGAAGAGGCAGGAACGCTTTAAGAAAACAGGAGGGTAATTATGCAGACACAATCCAATAAGACGGCTGCAGAGCATAAATTTCTTCAGCCTGTTATGCAATATATAAACGGGGCATTTCTGAATTCGGATCAGACTTTTGAAAATATCAATCCGTATAAGAATGGCAGAATGAATGAAGTAGCAGAGGGACGGAAGGAGGAAATCGATCAAGCCGTCGCTTCTGCTAAACGTGCCTTTGTTCAGTGGGGCTCCATGAAAATAGAGAAACGGATGAAATTCATTGAGCGGATTGCCGCACTGATTGATGAGGAAATTGAGGAGATTGCCTACTTGGAATCGCTTGATACCGGCCTGCCCATCAGCCAGACAAGAAAAATGACGGCAAGGGCGGCGGAGAACTTCCGGTTTTATTCACGGATGGTTCAGACGAAGCTGCATGGAGAGTCGTATGCGGCAGACGATGAGTTTATAAATTACACCGTGTATAAGCCCCTTGGTCCTATCGGTCTAATTACACCGTGGAATGCACCGTTCATGCTGGAAACATGGAAGGTCGCACCGGCGCTTGCTACAGGAAATACCGTCATTTTGAAACCAGCAGAGCTTTCTCCGCTTACCGCCAATAAGCTTGCAGAGATTATTCATAAAGCAGAGCTTCCTCCAGGCGTTTTTAACGTCGTACATGGATTTGGAGAAACAACCGGGGCCGCGCTTGTCGCTCATCCTGATGTGAAGGCCATCTCGTTCACAGGGGAGACAAAGACCGGATCAATCATCATAAAAAATGCAGCCGACAGCCTGAAAAAAACGTCGATGGAGCTTGGCGGAAAGTCTCCTCTTATCGTTTTTGACGATGCGGACCAGGAAAGGGCGCTGGACGCGGCGGTTTGGGGAATTTTTTCTTTTAATGGAGAACGATGCACAGCGAACTCCCGCTTATTTTTGCAAAAGAACATTAAAGATTCTTTTATTGCAAAGCTGAAAGAGCGTGTTCAAAATCTTGTAGTCGGTGACCCGCTGGACACGGGGACTCAGCTTGGACCGCTTATTGATAAAGCGCATTGCCGCAAGGTACGCGATTACATTGATTTAGCAAAAGAAGAGGGCTGCACAATTTTCCAGGGGGAAATGCCGGAGGAGCTCAAAGCAGGAAATTTCGTGCCGCCAACCTTGCTTCTGAATGCACGAAATGATATGAGAGTGTGCCAGGAAGAGATCTTCGGGCCGGTCATGTCTGTGATTGAATTTGAGACAGAGGATGAGGCGGTTGAGCTTGCAAATGATGTTCCGTATGGCTTGGCAGGTTACGTATGGACAAATGATTTGAAGCGGGGACACCGGGTTGCACAAGCGGTAGAGGCAGGAATGCTCTGGGTAAATTCGCAAAATGTACGCGATCTGCGCATTCCTTTCGGAGGGATGAAATCAAGCGGGATTGGAAGAGAAGGAGGTCATTACGCGATGCTGGAGTTTTACTGCGAGCCAAAAGTTATTCACGTCGCACTCGGCGATCATCACATTCCGCAATTCGGAAAAAGAAAGGGGAGTTAAGCATGCCGGCAAAAACGGGAAAACAGTATATTGAACGCGTGGACAAAGCGCAGGCGGAAATCTGGATTGATGGGGAGCAGGTTAAAGGCAGCATCTCTGAGCATCCGGCTTTTAAAGGGGTGATGAAATCACAGGCTGAGCTATATGATATGCAGCATGATTCCGAAAAGAAGGATTATATGACATATGTGTCGCCATCAAGCGGAGAACGGGTTGGCACATCCTTTATGAAGCCTTCCACAAAGGAAGAGCTTGTGATGCGACGCCGAATGATGCAGGAGTGGGCCCGGTATAACGGGGGAATGATGGGGCGTTCGCCTGATTACATTAACGCTGGCCTTATGGCATATGGAGCGGCATCCGAAATGTTCGGCAGCCAGGATCCGATGTATGCAAAAAATATGCAGAATTACTATGAATACGCCCGCGAGAACGATCTATCTCTCACCCATACGCTCATCCAGCCGCAGGTCAACCGGGGAGTCAATGCGTCCCAGCTTCATGATCCGTTTATTGCAGCAAGAATAAAAGAGAAAACTCCGGATGGTGTTGTCATTAAAGGAGCAAGACTGCTTGCAACCCAAGGCGGGATTACCGATGAAATCATGGTTTTTCCTTCTACGCTGCTTAAGCAGACGGAGGAAGAAAATCCATATGCCTACGCATTTTGTATTCCAAACAACACGCCTGGACTGAAATTCATTTGCCGCGAATCATTTGACTATGGAAAAACAAGCTTCGACCATCCGCTTGGCTCACGTTTTGAGGAGATGGATACAATCGTCGTTTTTGATGATGTCGTCGTTCCATGGGACAGAGTCTTTTCCCTCGGCGATGTGTCGGTGTGCAATCAGGCATATAACGAAAGCAGCGCCGTCGTTCATATGACGCATCAGGTTGTAGCAAAAAATATTGCGAAAACGGAGTTCGTTCTCGGCATTTTGCAGCTCATGGCTGAGACGATCAACATTGGACAGTATCAGCATATTCAGGAAAAAATATCGGAGGTCATCATTGCTCTTGAGACGATGAAAGCATATGTTACGGCATCAGAGGCCAATGCGAAGCCCGACCGCTGGGGAACGATGACGCCGGATTTCGCTCCCCTGAACGCAGCGCGCAATTATTTTCCGAAAATTTATCCGCGGTTCACAGAAATTATGCAGCTTATGGGAGCAAGCGGGCTGATGGCTCTTCCTTCTCAAGCAGATTTCCAATCGGCAATCCGTCCTGACCTGGATAAATACCTGCAGTCTGCAACCGGTGATGCAGAAAGCCGCGTCAAGCTGTACCGCCTTGCATGGGACGTTTGCATGAGCTCATTCGGCTCAAGGCAAACGCTGTACGAGCGCTTTTTCTTCGGCGATCCGGTCCGGATGGCAAGCGCGCTCTACACCGGATATGACAAGCAGGAGCATGTCGACCGGGTAAAAGCATTCCTGGACCGATCAGATGAACTGATCAAAAATAATGGATGAAAAGAGGGATCGTCATTGACGGACTTTAACATTATTCGAGTTGCCAGAACGGTTTTGAATGTAAAGGACCTCGACCGTTCCCGGAAGTTTTATGTGGACGCACTTGGATTCATTGAGACAGAGCGGACTGATGAGGCCATTTACTTAAGAGGCTTGGAAGAGCATACCCACCATAGCCTTGTCCTGAAAAAATCTGAACAGTACAGTGTTCATGCTCTTGGATACAAGGTGGCGTCGAATGAAGACCTGGATCGCCTTCAGGCATTGTTCCAATCGAAAGGGCTGAAAACAAAATGGATGGAGGAAGGCACCCAGCATGCACTTGGAAGAGCCCTTCTTGTTCATGATATTTCCGGCATGCCGCTCGAATTTTTCTGCAAAATGGATGCGGCTGAGAGAATGCTGCAGCGGTACGATCTTTATAAAGGAGCGAGAATACAGCGCATCGACCACGTTAACTGCAGTGTTCCGGATGTGGAAAAAGCGTATAGCTTCTTTGTAAATGAACTCGGGTTTGCGTGCTCGGAATATACCGCGACCGATCAGGACCGGATTTGGGCAGCATGGCTGCACCGCAAGCAAACGGTTCATGACCAGGCTTTTATGAATGGGGAGGGACCTTGTCTCCATCACATTGGCTTTTGGCTGC
The Metabacillus sp. FJAT-52054 genome window above contains:
- the hpaB gene encoding 4-hydroxyphenylacetate 3-monooxygenase, oxygenase component, translating into MPAKTGKQYIERVDKAQAEIWIDGEQVKGSISEHPAFKGVMKSQAELYDMQHDSEKKDYMTYVSPSSGERVGTSFMKPSTKEELVMRRRMMQEWARYNGGMMGRSPDYINAGLMAYGAASEMFGSQDPMYAKNMQNYYEYARENDLSLTHTLIQPQVNRGVNASQLHDPFIAARIKEKTPDGVVIKGARLLATQGGITDEIMVFPSTLLKQTEEENPYAYAFCIPNNTPGLKFICRESFDYGKTSFDHPLGSRFEEMDTIVVFDDVVVPWDRVFSLGDVSVCNQAYNESSAVVHMTHQVVAKNIAKTEFVLGILQLMAETINIGQYQHIQEKISEVIIALETMKAYVTASEANAKPDRWGTMTPDFAPLNAARNYFPKIYPRFTEIMQLMGASGLMALPSQADFQSAIRPDLDKYLQSATGDAESRVKLYRLAWDVCMSSFGSRQTLYERFFFGDPVRMASALYTGYDKQEHVDRVKAFLDRSDELIKNNG
- the hpaI gene encoding 2,4-dihydroxyhept-2-ene-1,7-dioic acid aldolase, whose protein sequence is MTGYEDVKKRLRGSIAPIITPFHEDGSIDFQTLEKLIHWHIESGSHGISVTGTTGEPSSLTVEERVQVMGIAAKAVNKQVPFVPGTGSANYEETLYLTKKAQELGADAAMVIVPYYNKPSQHALYKYFKAVAESVEIPVIIYNIPGRTAVNLEVKTMARLAKEVPNIIGAKESNKDFEHVNRVLLECGRDFLLYSGIELLCYPMLAIGGAGYISATANVEPKKVADVYNAWNEGDITRAINLHYELMPLNDVLFKDTNPAPLKAALGMMHKIKPVLRMPMDLPTKQLQDEIRQVLKMYVELPEEAGTL
- the hpaD gene encoding 3,4-dihydroxyphenylacetate 2,3-dioxygenase, with amino-acid sequence MTDFNIIRVARTVLNVKDLDRSRKFYVDALGFIETERTDEAIYLRGLEEHTHHSLVLKKSEQYSVHALGYKVASNEDLDRLQALFQSKGLKTKWMEEGTQHALGRALLVHDISGMPLEFFCKMDAAERMLQRYDLYKGARIQRIDHVNCSVPDVEKAYSFFVNELGFACSEYTATDQDRIWAAWLHRKQTVHDQAFMNGEGPCLHHIGFWLPDPMAIIHCCDVLASLGYAASIERGPGRHGLSNAFFLYLRDPDGYRIELYSGDYLTSDPDFKPIRWDLNDPRRQTFWGTKAPDSWFNETAPFLDIETGDPVGTAPPTLEQKKPEFII
- the hpaE gene encoding 5-carboxymethyl-2-hydroxymuconate semialdehyde dehydrogenase, whose protein sequence is MQTQSNKTAAEHKFLQPVMQYINGAFLNSDQTFENINPYKNGRMNEVAEGRKEEIDQAVASAKRAFVQWGSMKIEKRMKFIERIAALIDEEIEEIAYLESLDTGLPISQTRKMTARAAENFRFYSRMVQTKLHGESYAADDEFINYTVYKPLGPIGLITPWNAPFMLETWKVAPALATGNTVILKPAELSPLTANKLAEIIHKAELPPGVFNVVHGFGETTGAALVAHPDVKAISFTGETKTGSIIIKNAADSLKKTSMELGGKSPLIVFDDADQERALDAAVWGIFSFNGERCTANSRLFLQKNIKDSFIAKLKERVQNLVVGDPLDTGTQLGPLIDKAHCRKVRDYIDLAKEEGCTIFQGEMPEELKAGNFVPPTLLLNARNDMRVCQEEIFGPVMSVIEFETEDEAVELANDVPYGLAGYVWTNDLKRGHRVAQAVEAGMLWVNSQNVRDLRIPFGGMKSSGIGREGGHYAMLEFYCEPKVIHVALGDHHIPQFGKRKGS
- a CDS encoding LysR family transcriptional regulator, with protein sequence MDLKQLRYFCTIAEEGQVTRAAKKLHMAQPPLSYQLKSLEEELGVLLMERNGKKMELTEAGTILYERANSLLLQMEAAVSEVKEAGEGLSGLLSIGCVKTGFSYIPERIRFFREQYPNVSFRLHEGDSYRLAEDVRNRSIELALVRLPLDLNDFDCLPLSKDPFAAIVPEHLEMNSTIDMADLSELPLMLLHRVSGIGLFELVVNAFQKHGLKPAIVCQCPDAAMLMALVREGVGVAILPESTLRSFPNSGLKAVPIRNSELLSDCALIWLKDRYLSKKAVRFRETFLGEGGN